In one Culex quinquefasciatus strain JHB chromosome 2, VPISU_Cqui_1.0_pri_paternal, whole genome shotgun sequence genomic region, the following are encoded:
- the LOC119765903 gene encoding chymotrypsin inhibitor-like, giving the protein MSSLTTVLAVTFFLSSSLVLSVPSDFCGINEVFRFCGPIIQPSCASQRIGSKVRIPGCKMGCTCKPTFVRNAFGICVQPSKCFLSKAGNSIHDSIKNN; this is encoded by the exons ATGTCTTCTCTAACCACCGTGCTAGCCGTCACGTTTTTCCTCAGCTCCAGCCTGGTGTTGAGCg TTCCCAGTGATTTCTGTGGCATCAATGAGGTGTTCCGGTTTTGTGGTCCCATCATTCAACCATCGTGTGCCTCCCAGCGGATTGGTTCGAAGGTGCGGATACCGGGGTGCAAGATGGGATGCACCTGCAAGCCGACTTTCGTTAGGAACGCCTTCGGCATCTGTGTCCAACCGTCCAAGTGCTTTCTTAGTAAAGCTGGCAACAGCATTCatgattcaataaaaaataattag